In Bacteroidota bacterium, the following proteins share a genomic window:
- a CDS encoding S41 family peptidase, producing the protein MRRKKIAMVGVGLLIVGVLLGMQIGSAISSDDTFESMEKVQQAFAIINQRYVDNVDPGSLAEEAIDGMLDELDPHSIYIDAERMRDVTENFNASFEGIGISYEFIEGEDGGDTLAVLSTLPSGPSEKVGLWSGDRIIAVDDSTAIGFTQADVERKLKGARGTKVNVRVVRPGYDEVMDFTITRDKIPLNTLDVAYMLDEQTGYVKLQRFARTTYKEFMEASRELKEAGMQRMVLDLRNNTGGFMDMAIRISDEFLPDDKIIVSSKSRHTDFSTESRARVRGILENMPVIVLVNEQSASASEIVAGALQDHDRALIVGRRTFGKGLVQKQFPLKDGSVLRMTISRYYTPSGRSVQTPYNGGDKEDYYNSKVEQRQSELSLDAQDILGDIPDSLKYKTTAGRTVIGGGGILPDYIIRRDSISMYVQAVLGRQFDLDFVRNWINANGESLHKNWEDRREAFIDEFQISDATMNAFEAYLDEQGIHIVAEDALQESTKEARYFTRTEVDNERAWMKNLLKARIATRMFDSAAWYPIRHKHDVTLNEALNLWISAEELMALGE; encoded by the coding sequence GATGATACGTTTGAGTCGATGGAGAAAGTGCAGCAGGCTTTTGCCATCATCAATCAGCGGTACGTGGATAACGTAGATCCGGGTAGCCTGGCTGAAGAAGCCATTGACGGCATGCTCGATGAACTGGATCCGCACTCTATATACATCGACGCAGAACGCATGCGCGATGTCACTGAAAATTTCAATGCCTCATTCGAAGGCATTGGCATCTCTTATGAATTTATTGAAGGGGAAGATGGTGGCGACACGCTGGCTGTGTTGAGTACGCTGCCAAGTGGCCCGAGCGAAAAGGTTGGACTCTGGTCTGGAGACCGCATCATTGCTGTTGATGATTCAACCGCGATCGGATTTACCCAGGCAGATGTTGAACGTAAACTGAAAGGTGCGCGCGGTACAAAAGTTAACGTCAGGGTTGTTCGCCCCGGATATGATGAGGTCATGGATTTCACCATTACTCGCGACAAAATCCCGCTTAACACGCTTGATGTTGCCTATATGCTCGATGAGCAGACGGGGTATGTGAAGTTGCAGCGCTTTGCACGGACTACGTACAAAGAGTTCATGGAGGCCTCTCGAGAGCTGAAAGAAGCCGGCATGCAGCGGATGGTCCTCGACCTCCGTAACAACACCGGTGGCTTCATGGACATGGCAATCCGGATCAGCGACGAATTTTTGCCGGATGACAAAATCATTGTCTCTTCGAAGAGCCGGCATACGGACTTCAGCACTGAAAGCCGTGCCCGCGTGCGAGGTATTCTGGAAAACATGCCGGTGATTGTGTTGGTGAACGAGCAATCTGCGTCAGCCAGTGAGATTGTCGCCGGCGCCTTGCAGGATCACGACCGCGCACTAATTGTAGGCCGTCGCACTTTTGGCAAAGGGTTGGTACAAAAGCAATTCCCGCTCAAAGACGGAAGCGTATTGCGGATGACCATCTCGCGGTACTACACGCCTTCAGGGCGATCTGTGCAAACGCCATACAACGGTGGCGACAAAGAAGACTACTACAATTCCAAAGTAGAACAACGCCAGTCTGAGCTTTCACTGGATGCCCAGGATATCCTTGGTGACATTCCTGATTCGCTGAAATACAAGACGACTGCCGGGCGCACCGTGATTGGTGGCGGCGGGATTTTGCCAGATTATATCATCCGACGCGATTCTATCAGCATGTATGTGCAGGCGGTACTTGGCCGGCAGTTCGACCTCGATTTTGTTCGCAACTGGATCAACGCCAATGGCGAATCGCTCCACAAAAACTGGGAGGACCGGCGCGAAGCGTTCATCGACGAATTCCAGATTAGCGATGCAACCATGAATGCCTTTGAAGCTTACCTCGATGAGCAAGGCATACACATTGTTGCTGAAGATGCTTTGCAAGAGTCGACCAAAGAGGCGCGCTACTTTACGCGTACTGAAGTTGATAATGAGCGCGCGTGGATGAAAAACCTCCTCAAAGCGCGCATTGCTACCCGGATGTTCGACTCAGCCGCCTGGTATCCGATTCGCCACAAACATGACGTGACGCTCAACGAAGCGCTGAACCTCTGGATTTCTGCTGAAGAATTGATGGCGTTGGGGGAGTAG